The Cheilinus undulatus linkage group 2, ASM1832078v1, whole genome shotgun sequence genome has a window encoding:
- the hmgb1b gene encoding high mobility group protein B1b: MVKDPNKPRGKMSSYAYFVQTCREEHKKKHPDASVNFSEFSKKCSERWKTMSPKEKGKFEDMAKQDKVRYEREMKNYIPPKGQKKKRFKDPNAPKRPPSAFFLFCADFRPKVKGENPGLSIGDTAKKLGQMWNDSSSEERQPYEKKASKLKEKYDKDIVAYRTKGKVDSAPAAAAEDDDEDEEEEEGEEEEEEDDEEDDE; this comes from the exons ATGGTGAAAGATCCAAATAAGCCGCGGGGCAAGATGTCCTCATATGCCTACTTTGTGCAGACATGCAGAGAGGAGCATAAGAAGAAGCATCCGGATGCCTCTGTCAACTTTTCAGAGTTCTCCAAGAAATGCTCAGAGAGATGGAag ACCATGTCACCGAAAGAGAAGGGCAAGTTTGAAGACATGGCCAAACAAGATAAGGTTCGTTATGAGAGGGAAATGAAGAATTACATTCCCCCCAAGGGCCAGAAGAAGAAGCGATTCAAGGACCCCAACGCCCCCAAGAGACCACC GTCTGCATTCTTCCTTTTCTGTGCCGACTTTCGCCCCAAAGTAAAAGGTGAGAACCCTGGGCTCTCCATTGGAGACACAGCAAAGAAGTTGGGACAGATGTGGAATGACTCATCCTCAGAGGAAAGGCAGCCTTATGAGAAGAAGGCATCCAAGTTGAAGGAGAAGTACGACAAG GATATTGTTGCTTACCGCACAAAGGGCAAAGTGGATTCTGCaccagctgctgcagcagaagATGACGATGAGgacgaagaagaggaggagggagaggaggaggaggaagaagacgACGAAGAGGATGATGAGTAG
- the LOC121526182 gene encoding LOW QUALITY PROTEIN: testis-expressed protein 26-like (The sequence of the model RefSeq protein was modified relative to this genomic sequence to represent the inferred CDS: inserted 1 base in 1 codon): protein MISVFAEGKQWWDPYETSNKRQFIYRPNSAAETVLCWSPTSTSFIDTFSQSRPLSSTVYNKDFCWKPVCKPECIRSGTASGQRRNNPHPTQSFMIWRLPREATQSSNYVSLPWRCPPSEGAIHKALTAQYSSTYRCDFLGMPQGYDHRNNGGGRFAALHSRREVLFSTDTEMRDNYRKPAQKSDLLGHSYHTDPACHGIVPTVVQRHVHSQQKRYDLTTYNRFYGKGVVDVKGVLKSLLPHELQQLKSILPEEEKEAGKTTSSKDTRPXEKVNKLPAVVHNSCTAGWISSWPGPD from the exons ATGATATCTGTTTTTGCAGAGGGTAAACAATGGTGGGATCCATATGAAACCTCCAATAAGAGACAATTTATTTACCGGCCAAactcagcagcagagacagtgCT CTGCTGGAGCCCAACGTCCACTTCATTTATAGACACCTTCTCACAGTCTAGACCCCTCAGTTCAACTGTTTATAACAAGGATTTTTGCTGGAAACCAGTCTGCAAACCTGAATGTATTCGCTCAGGGACAGCCTCAGGGCAGAGGAGAAACAACCCGCATCCCACTCAG tcTTTCATGATATGGAGGCTGCCCAGGGAGGCTACTCAAAGCTCCAACTATGTCAGTTTGCCATGGAGATGTCCTCCATCTGAAGGAGCAATCCATAAAGCCTTAACAGCCCAGTACAGCTCGACCTACAGGTGTGACTTCCTGGGAATGCCTCAAG GTTATGATCATAGAAATAATGGCGGAGGAAGGTTTGCAGCTCTGCACAGCAGGCGTGAAGTGCTGTTCTCCACTGACACAGAGATGAGGGATAATTATCGCAAACCGGCACAGAAGTCAGACCTGCTAGGCCACAGCTACCACACAGATCCAGCCTGTCATGGAATAG TTCCAACTGTTGTGCAACGGCATGTCCATTCACAGCAAAAAAGATATGATTTAACAACCTACAACAGGTTTTATGGAAAGGGAGTTGTCGATGTTAAAGGTGTGCTGAAGTCTCTGCTGCCACAcgagctgcagcagctgaaaaGCATTTTACCTGAGGAGG AAAAAGaagcaggaaaaacaacttCAAGCAAAGACACTCGAC AGGAAAAAGTGAATAAACTTCCAGCAGTTGTTCATAATTCCTGCACAGCAGGGTGGATATCAAGCTGGCCAGGACCAGACTGA